In Planctomycetaceae bacterium, the following are encoded in one genomic region:
- the ispD gene encoding 2-C-methyl-D-erythritol 4-phosphate cytidylyltransferase, with the protein MPKFAVILPAAGESSRFTGFRKKKPFVDLKGRAIWLRSVEHFINRDDVAEVILVLAADDREDFQTRYLANLALLEIRVVSGGTTRAASVQNGLNALQSDADFVAVHDAARPLLTAKWIDAVFAAAVEKQAAIPGLKVSSTVKEVAGDGTIQRTVDRSRLVLAQTPQVFRRELLRQAFDSAGDLSRFTDEASLVEATGHPVHVVDGWPMNIKITTADDFRAAEALLDALPRPKNLRDLHPFADDRFR; encoded by the coding sequence ATGCCGAAGTTTGCCGTCATCCTTCCCGCCGCGGGAGAAAGTTCGCGGTTCACCGGTTTCCGGAAAAAGAAGCCCTTCGTCGACCTGAAGGGACGGGCGATCTGGCTGCGTTCCGTCGAACATTTCATCAATCGCGACGACGTTGCCGAAGTCATTCTGGTGCTGGCCGCCGACGACCGCGAAGACTTTCAAACGCGCTATCTGGCGAATCTGGCGCTACTGGAAATCAGGGTTGTTTCGGGTGGAACAACCCGAGCGGCAAGTGTTCAGAACGGACTGAACGCCCTGCAAAGCGATGCAGATTTCGTCGCCGTCCACGATGCGGCCCGCCCGCTGCTGACGGCAAAATGGATCGACGCCGTGTTCGCCGCCGCCGTCGAAAAGCAGGCGGCGATTCCCGGCCTGAAGGTCAGCAGTACGGTCAAGGAAGTCGCCGGCGACGGGACAATTCAGCGCACCGTCGATCGATCCAGACTGGTGCTTGCTCAGACGCCGCAGGTCTTCCGACGTGAACTGCTGCGGCAGGCGTTTGATTCCGCCGGCGATTTGAGCCGATTCACCGACGAAGCTTCGCTGGTCGAAGCGACCGGCCATCCGGTTCACGTGGTTGACGGCTGGCCGATGAATATCAAGATTACCACCGCGGATGATTTTCGCGCTGCGGAAGCCCTGCTGGACGCTTTGCCGCGTCCAAAGAACCTGCGAGACCTTCATCCGTTCGCCGACGACCGGTTTCGCTGA
- a CDS encoding DNA polymerase ligase N-terminal domain-containing protein, which translates to MPLRRFVILQHDHPFPHWDLLLESGEVLESWRLLEQPRANSAVAAERIPDHRRLYLEYEGPVSGNRGFVTQWAAGTFEEICAEPGDRRLRLNGWPVAAEAILSSLPDGSWLWEFA; encoded by the coding sequence TTGCCGCTTCGACGGTTTGTCATTCTGCAGCACGATCATCCGTTCCCGCACTGGGATCTGCTGCTGGAATCCGGCGAGGTGCTGGAATCGTGGCGATTGCTGGAACAGCCGCGCGCGAATTCGGCTGTTGCCGCTGAACGAATACCCGATCACCGCCGGCTGTATCTGGAATACGAAGGCCCGGTCAGCGGCAACCGCGGTTTCGTGACGCAGTGGGCGGCGGGTACGTTCGAGGAAATCTGTGCCGAACCAGGCGACCGCCGACTTCGGCTGAACGGCTGGCCGGTCGCCGCCGAAGCCATTCTTTCCTCGCTTCCGGACGGGTCATGGCTGTGGGAATTCGCGTAA
- a CDS encoding aminotransferase class I/II-fold pyridoxal phosphate-dependent enzyme: MTHDFDHRMTQRLRQLQQSNLLRTPRVVETLPGGRCRVDHVDSVNFGGNDYLDIAHDVRVCRAFQDAAAEQTGSTASAIVAGRSPLHDQLESCLARFEDADEALLFPSGYAANTGVLTTLVEANDAVFCDRDNHASIIDAAKTCAGRMLVYHRDRLERLTSALAKRRHEFDQTFIVTDGVFSMDGTLAPLPELCDIADRFDAVVIVDEAHATGVIGSRGHGASEHSDCEARVKVRVGTLSKALGGLGGFAVGDHQTISWLSQRGSQPVLLHGASSGDVRGDAAGRADRVGRTGTTPYPAAAYATCASDNPRTRAADNRRRTGADCSGAGGRRSCGRAVVVETSAAWLVRARYSSADGSAWNSAAENFDFLRSFRRQHRGGADPDPPLAGSRSALLITCRPRTPGIVRGLFIFHPPNVIPRG; the protein is encoded by the coding sequence ATGACGCACGATTTTGATCACCGAATGACTCAGCGGCTGCGGCAGCTTCAGCAATCGAATCTGCTGCGGACACCGCGAGTCGTTGAAACTCTGCCCGGCGGTCGCTGCCGTGTCGATCACGTCGATTCCGTCAATTTCGGCGGGAACGACTACCTGGACATTGCCCACGACGTTCGAGTCTGCCGTGCATTTCAGGACGCCGCCGCGGAACAGACCGGATCGACCGCCAGCGCGATTGTGGCCGGTCGGTCGCCGCTGCATGACCAGTTGGAATCCTGTCTGGCGCGATTCGAAGACGCGGATGAAGCGCTGCTGTTTCCCAGCGGTTACGCGGCCAACACGGGAGTGCTGACGACGCTTGTGGAAGCGAACGACGCGGTCTTCTGCGACCGCGACAACCACGCCAGCATCATCGACGCCGCGAAGACCTGTGCCGGACGAATGCTTGTCTATCACCGCGATCGGCTGGAACGGCTAACATCGGCGCTGGCAAAACGGCGGCATGAGTTCGACCAGACATTTATCGTCACTGACGGCGTGTTCAGTATGGACGGAACACTCGCCCCGCTGCCCGAACTTTGCGACATCGCCGATCGTTTCGATGCCGTTGTCATTGTCGACGAAGCCCACGCAACGGGAGTCATCGGTTCGCGGGGGCACGGAGCTTCCGAGCATTCGGACTGCGAAGCACGAGTCAAAGTCAGAGTCGGGACGCTCAGCAAGGCTCTCGGCGGTCTCGGTGGTTTTGCAGTCGGCGATCATCAGACAATCAGTTGGCTTTCGCAACGCGGCTCGCAGCCAGTTCTTCTCCACGGCGCTTCCTCCGGCGATGTGCGCGGCGATGCTGCAGGCCGTGCAGATCGTGTCGGACGAACCGGAACGACGCCATATCCTGCGGCAGCTTACGCAACGTGCGCATCAGACAATCCGCGAACTCGGGCTGCAGACAATCGGAGAAGGACCGGCGCCGATTGTTCCGGTGCTGGTGGGCGACGATCATGCGGTCGTGCAGTTGTCGTCGAAACTTCTGCAGCTTGGCTGGTTCGTGCCCGCTATTCGTCCGCCGACGGTTCGGCCTGGAACAGCGCGGCTGAGAATTTCGATTTCCTGCGCTCATTCCGCCGACAGCATCGTGGCGGTGCTGACCCAGATCCGCCACTTGCTGGATCGCGGAGTGCCCTTCTCATAACCTGCCGCCCCCGAACGCCCGGCATTGTCCGCGGACTCTTCATATTCCATCCGCCGAACGTAATCCCCCGTGGCTAG